The DNA sequence TATTTTTGCAGCAGCTTCTGCATCTGCACGAACTTTTTCGGCTGCCGCAAGTCTTGCTTGCTGCGCTTCTGCATCTGTTTTAGCCTTCGTATCTGCTGCTAACTTCGCTTTTTCTGCACCACTCACTCTTGTTACCGGAGTTGTAGAAGCAGTAGTCTTTTTAGACGGTACCGGCTTTGATTGTGCAGGATCTATAAGAGAACCTTCTTCATCATCACCATAATAATAATTTCTGTTTTTAAATTTATAAGCAATAGCAAATTCATGAGAACCTCCTAAATTAGACAGATTACCCAATCCTCTTTCATAGTTATATTCAATAGCAATGCTTGGTGAAATATTAACACCAAGACCCGCTGAAACGCCGTATAATGAATTATATCCTGCTTGTGCCCAAACTCCTTTTGGAATCGCCACCATAGCAAGTCCAGAAATGATAGTTTTATCTTGCTTGATTTCTGTTTTTAAGATTCCCGAAAATTTACTTCTGTCAAAAAAACCATAAGCATCAATATAACCGGTATACATAGCATGTAACTGAATGGCTCTTTCCGGATCTTCTTTAACTACTCCTGAACCAAAATTGTACAGCACTAAATTATTCACAGACAATCCAAAATCAAGGAATGCAGTACCATAATTAATCCCGGGATTGATCGTTAACATCGTATTTGAAGGATAATCTGCGTTTAAAACGTCCTGATCATCAGATACAATCTTTCCTTTATTCAAACTGCTTTGATAAATGCCCGCGTTTAAACCAAAAGTTAAATTGCTGTCTTCCTCCAAAACGATATTGTGAGCAAAGTTTCCAACTCCGCCAAACACTGTCATTAGACCATAGTTTTGTTGAAAAAGACTAAAAGCAAAAGCTTCATTTTCTCTAAAACGTCCCGAATAACCGAAAACATAGGTATTTGGGGCGTTCTCAAACTGAGTCCATTGTCTTTTGTTGTAAAAACTTATATAGGCATTTTGCTCTCTAACAAAGCTAAATGCAGGGTTGATTAGGTATCTATTAAACTTTAAAGAATTTCTGATAGGTAACGAAAACGAAACAACTCCATTCTCAGGGACAGCTGTGTCCTGCGAATAGAGTACATTTGAAAAACCGTAAAATAAAGTTATGAATAGGTAAATTTTCTTCATATTATTTTATCACAGTTATTGATCCTTTTTTATCACCCGAGCTGGATTTAATGACGTAGTAATAAACAGGATTAACATTTTTAAAATCTTTTATAAACGAATTGAATTCGGGATCGTAATTACTTCCAACATCATCATACATTACTTCTCCGTTTGAACTCAAAATTGTAATTTTTGTATCAGGCGTTTTGTATACTTCCGGTACATTCCAATAAGGAGAACTACTACTTAGTTTCACAATATTTGGAACAACATTCGTTTTTGCATCTTCCTCAGAAGTAACTCTGAATGCAAATTCTTTAGAAGAAATACAGCCTGAAGACTGTGAAATTTTTGCTCTGTAGCTACCTCTTACCGCTATCTGATAGGTATCTGTGTTAGCACCATCAATAAGATTGTTATTTAGATACCACTCGTAAGTTGGATTGGTCGCATCAGAAGTTATGGACACTTTTAAAGTTTCGCCAGCTTTAAGTTTATAGGTATCTGCCACATCAATACTGGCAGAAAAACTATTGCTTTTTAAGTCGATAGTTCCATTAGCCACACATCCTCCAAAATCTACTGCAACCGAATATAATCCGCTTTCATTTGCATTGATAGAACGTGTTGTTTGTCCTGCTAATACTTTACCATCTTTACTCCAAACATAACTGTTTCCTGAAGTAGCAGTCAAAACTGTACCCGCTCCGCTGGAACAAAAAGGATTCCCTAAACTTGAGGTTACTGAAACCGCTGAACCGGAACCTGATGACGAAACTGTCACACGGTTTGAATATGATTCAGAACTACAAGTTCCATAATTTGTTTCTACATAATAAACTCCCTCGGCAGTTACGCTGTAACTAGGACCGGTCGCAGCAGCGACTAAGGTTGGAGGCACAGAAACGCCATTATCTTTGTACCAGTTATAGGTTAAAAAATCATACTTTAAAGGAGATTCATTTAAAGGATCTGCTCGATCAGGATCAATCGTTAACAAATAACTTCCTCCCGCACAAAATGTAGCGGTTCCTTTAAAGTTATTTATAGTATACTGATTGTCATGTGCTTTAAAATAAATTGGGAACGCCGTTTTATGAGCAAATGAAGTGAATTTAGGACTTGCATAACCGGCAGTTGAAACTCTAAGACTATAAGTATCCGATCCCTTAAGGGTTGAAGGAACCGCAAATTTTATTGTTTTCTGAGTAGGAGTATCGTTTATAACAGGCAGAATTGTAGCAGCAGGAATTACCGTTACAAAATTATCGGTAGATAACTCAACTGTAAACTCTGTTCCTGCCGGAAACCCACTATAGGTAAAAGTGGCATTATATTCATTGTGCACCGTACCCGCACAAATCCTATCAAAAGATAGTATTTCCGGGTTTACAACTTTCGTTTGAGCAAACAAACTCGAGTTGGCACAGAATAACATGCCAAATAAAAGAAAAAATTTGGTAAAAATTAGAGTAGTTTTTTGAATCATATAGTGCGTGTTCTGGCTAAATCTATATCTTCAAAAAACAAAATGTTTATAAATGATTCTGAAAAATCATATCTGTAATTCTCAATAATATCTTTTGCAAGTACTGAATAAGTAGCAGCTATTGATGAATTCTCTTCACATTTAAAAGTAATTAGATTACACTCACCAGTTGTAGCAAGGCTATCCTTGGGGATGGATAGCCCTTCTATAAACTGATTAGAATCAGTATCTAATTGGCTGATACGTTGCTCAGCTATATCTTTGTTTTGGTCAAGCGTTGACGCTGTCTTTTTACATTTATTAAGTACAGAAAAAGTAGGTTCTTCTATTGTACTTTGTGCATATAGACTTAATGTCATAGGCAAAGCCAAAAATATAATACAAGTAAAATATTTTTTTATTGTTGGGGCCATTATATTATGATCTTTATTTGAGTCCGATTTAAGACGAATACATAAATTGTGTCTGGGGACTTAATTAATAAAATTTACGCTCTAAAATAAAAATCTATGTCTTATCTATCTGTTTCCGCTAGAAGCCGTAATCTTTCCTAATTGTAGTCTGAAATCAGGTTTCTTTGGGTTAAAGATGTCAATAAATGTCTCTTTGTTATCACTTTGTGAATACACGTTAAAGAATACGCTATTACCATACCAGCTCTCTAAATCTTCATTGTTAGAATTGTATTCTGTAAAGATATTTCCGTTACATAGGTTGAAATACATTTCTTCAAATCTGATTTTTTTAAGATTGGCATCATTAATCTCTGTTTTACTGTCTAATAATACAGCTGGATTAAATCCGGAGATCACGCTACGTTTCATTTCAAGTGATGCAGTTTCTGCAACATAAATAGCTTCTTTTACTAAACCAGACTGAATGTCAGCTTTAATATTTTCACTATCGTTAAGCATTGTAATATTCGAAGCAACTACTAAAGTAGGTTTTTTAGTAAAATCTGTTTCGCTTTTCTTATCGTATGTTCTAACCTCCATACAACGAGATCCGTCTTTTGTACTAGACAAATAAGAAGATCTGATTGCTAATGAGTTGTATAAACGACATTGAACTCCTTGTGTGAATTTAAAATCATCATTGATTGATTTATAAGAAACCAATTTAGTTGCATTTAAGTCTCCACCATAGAAAGCAAATGAATTACCACCTGAGTAGCTAACCATTACGTTTTCAATTATTGTTTTGTTTCCAACACCTGCAACAGTTAATCCGTTGAAAGAATCTAAACCTTTTACTTTTTTCCCTGCGAATTCGATTCTAACGAATCTTAAAATTCCTGAGTTACCGGCAACATTATCACCACCATAAGTAGTAAGAGTAGGATCAAGATCAAGGTTGTAAGAACCGGCGTTTCCGAATTTATTAATTGGAGAATCACCAAGAATTACAAGTCCTCCCCAATCACCAGCTTTTTTCTGGCTACGGTTTGAAGTAAATACAATAGGATCAGTTTCTAATCCGTCTGCAATAATTGATGCACCTTTTGTAACTACCAATGTTCCTTTAGTTTCGAAATCACCAATGATTAACGTACCAGGTTCAATAGTTAAAACAGCATTATTAGTAACATAAACGTTTCCTTGTAAAACATAAACATTCCTTTTCATCAATTTTGTATTAACAGAAATGTTTCCTGCTAAAATTTGATTTGCTTCTCCATAGTCTACTTTGTTAGGCTTAAATTCGGTCCAGTTATTCAACCAATTGTTGTAGCCCATAATTCCTTTCTCTTGCTGAGCACTCATACTGGTTACTGTCAAAAGGATGCAGATGATTTGAGTAATTTTTTTCATGATAAGGGGGTATTACGGTTAATAATAAATTTGGGTATGCGTATGCGTAATATGATAAAAACTCATCTCGAATTATCTGATCGTAATCAGGATGCTTCGAGAACGAGTTGTTATTTGTACTTCTACTTTTAAAATTTTATGAAACTCTAACAGATCAAAGATTTACATTGTTTTATGGCTCGCTTAGAGTAAGAGCTTCAAGCACAATGTTTTACAGTACTTTAACACTTCTTTTTCTCTTTACAAATGAACTTAAAAAATCAATACTAAGTTTATACAAACAAACAACTGAGTTGTTATAGTTTATACTCGTCACCATATTAATCATTTAACAAGTAAAATACTTTGACAAAAAGGTTTCAGAAATTTTAAAATATTACATTTCGTTCAATTCGTTGAACTCATGTAAAGACTTTAATGTGCTTTCGTAAAATAAAATGGCTGCGATTAGATTTCCTTTATCAGAATATGGCATCATTTTTCTTTGGAATTCAACTGTAGTGTCCAAAAACGTAGCAGTTCCAGTTGCCTGAGAATCCAATACTTTTTTGTGCTCACTGTCGTCCGGAATACCTAAGTCTGCCATCGTAACACCTGGTTTAGTCACCAATGCAATGTAAGGGAGAGTTTTAACTAGTACTTTAATACGCTCGATATACAGTTCCAAAAGTTCACCTTTTTGCATACCACTCAATTCTTTTTGATCGTGATACTTGCGAATAAGCGCTGTTGTACTGATTATACTTCTAGGAGCATTCTTAGCCTGGGCAGAAATTGCTCCAGTTGTCATTAAACAAAATAAACTTAAAAAAATAATTTTCCCTTTCATAGATTCTTATTAAAATTGGTTGTTGATGAAAACAAAAATATGTAAATTATGTTAAAACGCAACTTTAATATTTTCTTTTTTGAAAAATTAAGCTTTTACATCGTCCGAAAAACTGCCGTATGTCGAGAAAATATGCGTTTTAGCGAGTTTTTTGTTAATTTTGTTAAAATATATATTTGTAGGAATTGACTTTATATATGGTCTTCTTTACGCATTATTGTAGGTAAAAAAAAGATATGTTTTAAATATTTTTATAAAAACTATTAACAAAAAACCATTAATATCTCACCAAATCCCACCCAGTACTTACCCAAGACGAGCCAAAAAAAATAAACAATTTAACAAAACGCTGTCTGTTAAAAATAAAAAAACAGAAACATAATTAATCTTTAATTCCGAAAATTTTTGACTACATCATTTTCTTCTATCTTTGCTACATGCAATTTTCTCAAATTTTAGGTCAAGATTACATCAAAAGTCACTTGATACAAAGTGCATCTTCCGGAAGAATTCCGCACGCACAATTATTTGTCGGGCCGGAAGGAAGTGGTACGCTATCAACTGCTATTGCTTACGCGCAATATATTTTATGTAACAATACGGGCACTGAAAACTCAAACGGAAATGATTCCTGTAATCTCAAATTCCAAAACCTTTCACATCCCGATCTCCATTTTATTTATCCAACCGTCACCACCGAAGATGTAAAAACGAAACCCAAAAGTTTAGATTTTATTCAGGACTGGCGCTCCTTTATACAAGAAATGCCTTACGGAGGCTTATTCGATTGGTATAAAATTTTGGGTGTTCAAAACAAACAAGGAGAAATCAGAGTCGAAGACGCACAGGAAGTTTTGAAATCACTTGCCTTAAAATCGTACGAAGGCGGTTATAAAATTATGATTATCTGGATGGCCGATAAAATGAATATCGCTGCTTCAAATAAATTATTAAAACTTCTCGAAGAGCCTTCAGATAAAACTATTTTTATACTGATCTCTGAAAATGAAGAAGATATCATTCAAACAATCCGTTCTCG is a window from the Flavobacterium cupriresistens genome containing:
- the sprC gene encoding gliding motility protein SprC, whose translation is MIQKTTLIFTKFFLLFGMLFCANSSLFAQTKVVNPEILSFDRICAGTVHNEYNATFTYSGFPAGTEFTVELSTDNFVTVIPAATILPVINDTPTQKTIKFAVPSTLKGSDTYSLRVSTAGYASPKFTSFAHKTAFPIYFKAHDNQYTINNFKGTATFCAGGSYLLTIDPDRADPLNESPLKYDFLTYNWYKDNGVSVPPTLVAAATGPSYSVTAEGVYYVETNYGTCSSESYSNRVTVSSSGSGSAVSVTSSLGNPFCSSGAGTVLTATSGNSYVWSKDGKVLAGQTTRSINANESGLYSVAVDFGGCVANGTIDLKSNSFSASIDVADTYKLKAGETLKVSITSDATNPTYEWYLNNNLIDGANTDTYQIAVRGSYRAKISQSSGCISSKEFAFRVTSEEDAKTNVVPNIVKLSSSSPYWNVPEVYKTPDTKITILSSNGEVMYDDVGSNYDPEFNSFIKDFKNVNPVYYYVIKSSSGDKKGSITVIK
- a CDS encoding ATP-binding protein → MQFSQILGQDYIKSHLIQSASSGRIPHAQLFVGPEGSGTLSTAIAYAQYILCNNTGTENSNGNDSCNLKFQNLSHPDLHFIYPTVTTEDVKTKPKSLDFIQDWRSFIQEMPYGGLFDWYKILGVQNKQGEIRVEDAQEVLKSLALKSYEGGYKIMIIWMADKMNIAASNKLLKLLEEPSDKTIFILISENEEDIIQTIRSRCQVIHFNGLPEKVIAEALVAKENIDSNLALKIAHQAQGNFSKALSILKEDDSEYPFEQWFVNWVRAAFRAKGNAAAIQDLISWSEEIAALGRESQKKFIQYCIEMFRQALLLNYQAPSLVYIEPKVDKFKLENFAPFVNGNNIHDIFKELSEAMYHIERNGNAKIILTDLSIKLTRLIHKK